In Candidatus Terasakiella magnetica, the following proteins share a genomic window:
- a CDS encoding AEC family transporter produces the protein MSDIGTIILPVFALIALGYLMVKRGLFSQSGVDDLTRFIFYLAVPALLFRTSASGVMTQKLELSILAAFFGMGVFILFGCYFLMRKIGHERSVVVGISACFSNLALIALPIVQTAYPPEALVPLMTLITFNAMVLFTLPCIMIETGRNPNASILAIFTGAIKTVLSNPLVIALVSGWIFSETGSELPQVIDRITELLSKAAAPCALFAVGGGMARYSLRLEETKAPVLLVTFAKLILMPAGVWLICTYIVGTSPLWTMIATLGAAMPTGANPFVFATRYGVGDRIAGNAILLSTALSLITLSAFLLIFPSP, from the coding sequence ATGTCAGATATAGGTACAATCATTTTACCGGTTTTTGCCCTGATCGCCTTGGGCTACCTTATGGTTAAACGCGGCCTTTTTAGCCAAAGCGGTGTGGATGATCTCACCCGTTTTATCTTCTATCTCGCCGTCCCGGCCCTTTTATTTCGCACCTCCGCCAGTGGGGTGATGACGCAAAAACTTGAGCTTTCCATCCTAGCCGCTTTTTTCGGTATGGGTGTTTTCATCCTGTTTGGCTGTTATTTCCTCATGCGCAAGATCGGTCATGAGCGCAGCGTTGTGGTGGGGATCAGTGCGTGTTTTTCAAACCTTGCCCTAATCGCCCTACCCATTGTGCAAACCGCCTATCCCCCAGAAGCGCTTGTGCCCTTGATGACCCTCATCACCTTTAATGCCATGGTACTTTTTACCCTGCCCTGCATTATGATTGAGACTGGGCGCAACCCCAATGCCAGTATTCTCGCCATCTTCACAGGCGCAATCAAAACCGTGCTGAGCAACCCTTTGGTCATTGCACTGGTTTCTGGCTGGATCTTTTCTGAAACCGGCAGCGAGCTCCCCCAAGTGATTGATCGCATCACTGAGCTTTTAAGCAAAGCAGCTGCGCCTTGTGCCCTATTTGCCGTAGGTGGTGGCATGGCGCGCTATTCCTTACGTCTTGAAGAAACCAAGGCCCCAGTTCTTTTGGTTACCTTTGCAAAGCTTATCCTCATGCCCGCGGGGGTCTGGCTGATCTGCACCTATATAGTGGGAACCTCCCCTTTATGGACCATGATTGCCACCTTGGGTGCGGCCATGCCCACAGGCGCCAACCCGTTTGTTTTTGCCACGCGTTATGGTGTGGGGGATCGAATCGCAGGCAATGCCATCTTATTAAGTACAGCTTTATCACTGATTACGCTCAGTGCCTTCTTGCTGATCTTCCCCTCGCCTTGA
- a CDS encoding CoA-binding protein, whose product MSELIYGDDWLKSILKEVRVIAMVGASAKWNRPSNFVMKYLQGKGFRIVPVNPGLAGQEILGETVYGSLSDIPFDYHMVDIFRNSEAAAVITHEAMALKDEKNIKVIWMQLSVRHDEAAAKAKSAGLKVVMDRCPKIEYGRLFGELSWSGINSGIISSKRLK is encoded by the coding sequence ATGAGTGAACTGATCTATGGCGATGACTGGCTGAAATCGATCTTAAAAGAGGTGCGTGTCATTGCCATGGTCGGGGCCTCTGCCAAATGGAATAGACCGAGCAACTTTGTTATGAAGTATCTTCAGGGCAAAGGGTTTCGCATCGTGCCTGTGAACCCCGGTCTTGCGGGCCAAGAAATCCTGGGTGAGACGGTCTATGGTTCTTTGAGCGATATTCCTTTTGACTATCACATGGTGGATATCTTCAGAAATTCTGAAGCCGCAGCCGTGATTACGCATGAAGCCATGGCTTTAAAAGATGAAAAAAACATCAAAGTCATCTGGATGCAGCTTTCTGTGCGCCATGATGAGGCAGCCGCCAAGGCCAAGAGTGCAGGCTTAAAAGTGGTGATGGATCGTTGCCCCAAGATTGAATATGGCCGCCTGTTTGGTGAGCTCAGTTGGTCGGGCATTAATTCGGGTATTATATCTTCAAAGAGGCTGAAATGA
- a CDS encoding O-acetylhomoserine aminocarboxypropyltransferase, which yields MSDKPKEYGLETRTIHAGSRPDATTGARNTPIYQTTSYVFDDVDHAADLFNLQTFGFIYSRLTNPTVSVLEERIANLEGGRAGVCCASGHSAQFLAFFSLLEPGDRFLASKNLYGGSITQFGVSFKRLGWEVDFVDATDLEAVKAAIKPEHKALFIEPLANPGGIILDTQALADLAHENNMVMVVDNTMATPILFRPFEHGADIITHSTTKFLGGHGTSMGGAIVESGKIDWAKLGKYPSMVEADPAYHGLSFAETFGDFGYCMKTRCVGLRDFGPAMSPTNAFNTITGMETLHLRMERHVENAHKVAAFLQGHPAVSWVSYAGLKDSPYYDLAQKYMPKGPGSVFTFGVKGGFEAGVKVVETVNLISHLANIGDTRSLIIHPASTTHRQLSEEQQIACGAGPDVLRLSIGLETADDIIRDLDEALT from the coding sequence ATGAGCGACAAACCCAAAGAGTACGGCCTTGAAACCCGAACTATCCATGCCGGAAGTCGCCCCGATGCGACCACAGGGGCGCGCAATACACCCATTTATCAAACCACGTCTTATGTGTTTGATGATGTAGATCATGCTGCCGACCTATTTAACCTGCAAACATTTGGTTTTATCTATTCGCGCCTGACAAACCCGACGGTTTCTGTACTTGAAGAACGCATTGCAAATTTAGAAGGCGGGCGTGCAGGGGTATGTTGTGCCTCGGGTCATTCCGCACAGTTTCTGGCGTTCTTTTCCCTGTTGGAACCAGGCGATCGTTTTCTTGCCTCAAAAAACTTATATGGCGGGTCCATCACCCAGTTTGGGGTGAGCTTTAAACGCTTGGGCTGGGAAGTTGATTTTGTCGATGCCACAGACCTTGAAGCGGTGAAAGCCGCCATCAAGCCAGAACATAAAGCGCTTTTTATTGAGCCCTTGGCAAACCCGGGCGGCATTATTTTAGATACGCAGGCGCTGGCTGATCTCGCCCATGAAAATAATATGGTCATGGTGGTGGATAACACCATGGCAACGCCGATCCTGTTTCGCCCGTTTGAACATGGTGCAGACATCATCACCCATTCCACCACCAAGTTTTTAGGCGGTCATGGGACTTCGATGGGCGGGGCGATTGTGGAATCCGGTAAGATCGATTGGGCCAAACTGGGCAAGTACCCTTCCATGGTGGAGGCCGATCCGGCCTATCATGGGCTGAGCTTTGCTGAAACCTTTGGTGATTTTGGCTATTGCATGAAAACCCGCTGCGTGGGTTTGCGCGATTTTGGCCCCGCCATGAGCCCAACCAATGCTTTCAACACCATCACGGGTATGGAAACCTTGCATTTGCGCATGGAACGTCATGTGGAAAATGCCCATAAGGTAGCCGCCTTTTTACAAGGCCACCCTGCTGTGAGTTGGGTGTCATATGCTGGATTGAAAGACAGTCCTTATTATGATCTGGCACAAAAATATATGCCCAAGGGGCCGGGCTCTGTCTTTACCTTTGGAGTGAAAGGCGGCTTTGAGGCAGGTGTAAAAGTGGTGGAAACGGTCAATCTGATTTCCCATCTCGCCAATATCGGTGATACCCGCAGCCTGATCATCCATCCCGCCAGCACCACACATCGCCAACTGAGCGAAGAACAGCAAATTGCTTGTGGGGCCGGACCAGATGTCTTGCGCCTCTCCATTGGTCTAGAAACTGCCGATGATATTATCCGCGATCTGGATGAGGCTTTAACCTGA
- a CDS encoding GIY-YIG nuclease family protein, which yields MTKEKRWFVYVLLNKRGEAYTGVTYDTSPTRRLEEHNGKRAGGAKYTRARGPWELIYAECGFTDRSAAQSREAAIKKDRDFKARLKTTGCWPAPA from the coding sequence ATGACTAAAGAAAAACGTTGGTTTGTCTATGTCTTGCTTAATAAACGTGGGGAAGCCTATACAGGTGTCACCTATGACACCTCACCGACGCGTCGCTTAGAAGAACATAATGGCAAACGTGCAGGCGGGGCAAAATACACCCGCGCACGCGGTCCGTGGGAGCTTATATACGCCGAATGCGGCTTTACTGACCGAAGTGCGGCCCAATCAAGAGAAGCTGCCATTAAGAAAGACCGTGACTTTAAGGCGCGACTAAAGACTACTGGATGCTGGCCTGCGCCCGCATAA
- a CDS encoding DUF3127 domain-containing protein, whose protein sequence is MELNGKIVELLPEKSGQSAKGTWRKQEYILETEGQYPKKICFMVWGDKIDDFALKQGDQVAVSIDIESREYNGRWYTDIKAWQVKRGEQQDNYQSAPASNSGPVDFSTDQSYNSSPLDDEIPF, encoded by the coding sequence ATGGAACTAAACGGTAAAATCGTCGAATTACTCCCAGAAAAATCAGGGCAGTCTGCTAAAGGTACATGGCGCAAGCAAGAGTATATTCTTGAAACTGAAGGCCAATATCCTAAGAAGATTTGTTTCATGGTCTGGGGCGATAAAATTGATGATTTTGCCCTTAAGCAAGGCGATCAGGTTGCGGTCTCAATTGATATTGAAAGCCGTGAATATAATGGACGTTGGTATACAGATATCAAAGCATGGCAGGTAAAAAGAGGCGAGCAACAGGATAATTACCAGTCAGCCCCTGCCTCTAACTCTGGTCCTGTAGATTTTAGCACAGACCAATCTTATAATTCATCCCCTCTAGATGATGAAATCCCGTTCTAA
- a CDS encoding PaaI family thioesterase, giving the protein MAKITQEDFDHIIETELPWAQEIGMKTDKVGDGEAILRLPFNDNMLRPGGTVSGPTMMALADACMYAVILSAIGKVKLAVTTSFNINFMHRPAPGDLMAEGRILKLGKRLAVMEVTLHSDGHDEPVAHATGTYSIPPRS; this is encoded by the coding sequence ATGGCAAAAATTACACAAGAAGATTTCGATCATATTATTGAAACCGAATTGCCATGGGCCCAAGAGATCGGCATGAAAACCGACAAAGTGGGCGATGGTGAAGCCATTTTGCGCCTGCCTTTTAATGACAATATGTTGCGCCCGGGCGGCACCGTTTCTGGCCCCACCATGATGGCACTCGCCGATGCCTGCATGTATGCGGTGATCCTATCTGCCATTGGTAAGGTCAAGCTCGCGGTTACGACCAGTTTTAACATCAACTTTATGCATCGCCCGGCACCTGGTGATTTAATGGCAGAGGGACGCATCTTAAAACTCGGCAAACGCCTTGCCGTCATGGAAGTGACCTTACATAGCGATGGTCATGATGAACCTGTCGCCCATGCCACAGGGACTTATTCCATCCCACCGCGATCCTAA
- the tkt gene encoding transketolase has translation MTSHMDMANAIRFLSADAVQKAKSGHPGMPMGMADVATVLFTKYMNFDPKQPKWADRDRFVLSAGHGSMLMYSYLYLTGYEDMTIEEVSNFRQLGAKTAGHPEYGHATGIETTTGPLGQGITTAVGMAMAEKLQNARYGQDVVNHYTYVIAGDGCLMEGISHEAISTAGHLGLNKLIVFWDDNEITIDGKLDVAASDNQLKRFEASGWHTQAIDGHDPDAIALAIDHAKESNQPSLIACKTKIGKGAPTLEGSHKTHGAPLGDEEIATMREQLGWDAAPFEIPEKTLTKWREAGARGAEMREAWQERFNELDLDAQETFVRTNDGGLPENWLATANDYKKQLCEDAPKKATRQSSQMALNALCAAIPEMVGGSADLTGSNLTKAESQKSVTPDDFTGNYMHYGIREFGMAAFMNGMALHGGFVPYGGTFLVFADYMRAAMRLSALMEQRVVYVLTHDSIGLGEDGPTHQPVETVASLRAMPNTNVFRPADAVETLECWMIALQSEKTPSVMALSRQGLPAVRTEYSEENLCAKGAYVLREADGPRKATLIATGSEIEIAMAARDALQGDGVPTAVVSMPCWELFEQQSDDYKQDTLGNGVRVAIEAGLQMGWDRYIGSNGAFIGMTGFGASAPAGELYKHFGITSEAVIKAVKERV, from the coding sequence ATGACCTCTCACATGGATATGGCGAACGCCATTCGTTTTCTCTCCGCTGATGCCGTTCAGAAAGCCAAATCCGGCCATCCGGGTATGCCCATGGGCATGGCAGATGTCGCGACTGTTCTGTTCACCAAATATATGAATTTTGACCCGAAGCAGCCTAAATGGGCTGATCGTGACCGTTTCGTACTGTCTGCGGGCCATGGTTCCATGTTGATGTATTCCTATCTGTATCTCACAGGTTATGAGGATATGACCATTGAGGAAGTCAGCAACTTCCGCCAGCTTGGTGCAAAAACGGCTGGTCACCCTGAATATGGTCATGCCACGGGTATTGAAACAACAACTGGCCCACTCGGCCAAGGCATTACCACGGCTGTGGGTATGGCGATGGCTGAAAAGCTGCAAAATGCACGCTACGGTCAAGATGTTGTCAATCACTATACATACGTCATTGCCGGTGATGGTTGCCTTATGGAAGGCATCTCACATGAGGCGATTTCAACAGCAGGCCACCTTGGTTTGAACAAGCTGATCGTTTTCTGGGACGATAACGAAATCACCATTGATGGTAAGCTTGATGTTGCGGCTTCTGATAATCAGCTTAAGCGTTTTGAAGCTTCTGGCTGGCACACACAAGCCATTGACGGTCATGACCCTGATGCCATTGCGCTTGCGATTGATCACGCAAAAGAAAGCAACCAGCCGTCTTTGATTGCGTGTAAAACCAAAATCGGTAAAGGCGCACCAACTCTTGAAGGCTCTCATAAAACACATGGTGCCCCACTTGGTGATGAAGAAATTGCAACCATGCGCGAACAGCTTGGTTGGGATGCAGCACCGTTTGAAATTCCTGAAAAGACTTTGACTAAATGGCGCGAAGCCGGCGCTCGTGGCGCTGAAATGCGCGAAGCATGGCAGGAACGCTTTAACGAGCTGGACCTTGATGCACAAGAAACCTTCGTGCGCACCAATGATGGTGGCTTGCCGGAAAACTGGTTGGCAACAGCCAATGACTATAAAAAACAGCTCTGTGAAGATGCGCCGAAAAAGGCAACACGTCAGTCTTCACAAATGGCCCTAAATGCACTTTGCGCCGCTATTCCTGAAATGGTGGGTGGTTCTGCTGATTTGACGGGCTCTAACCTGACGAAGGCTGAGAGCCAAAAGTCGGTTACACCTGATGACTTCACAGGCAACTACATGCATTACGGCATTCGTGAATTTGGTATGGCAGCCTTTATGAATGGTATGGCCCTTCATGGCGGTTTCGTGCCTTACGGCGGGACGTTCTTGGTGTTTGCTGATTACATGCGCGCTGCCATGCGTTTGTCTGCCTTGATGGAACAACGTGTTGTCTATGTACTGACACATGATTCCATTGGTTTGGGTGAAGATGGCCCGACCCACCAACCTGTTGAAACAGTTGCTTCTTTGCGCGCTATGCCAAACACAAATGTGTTTCGCCCAGCTGATGCGGTTGAAACGCTGGAATGTTGGATGATTGCCTTGCAGTCTGAAAAGACACCGTCTGTTATGGCGCTTTCACGTCAAGGCCTGCCAGCGGTACGCACAGAATATTCTGAAGAAAACCTCTGTGCAAAAGGGGCTTATGTTCTTCGTGAAGCTGATGGCCCGCGCAAAGCAACCTTGATTGCAACGGGTTCTGAAATTGAAATTGCCATGGCAGCACGCGATGCGTTGCAGGGCGACGGTGTACCAACTGCGGTTGTCTCAATGCCGTGTTGGGAACTGTTTGAACAACAGTCTGATGATTATAAGCAAGATACATTGGGCAATGGTGTACGTGTGGCAATTGAAGCCGGCCTGCAAATGGGCTGGGATCGCTATATCGGGTCCAACGGTGCCTTTATCGGCATGACGGGCTTTGGTGCATCTGCTCCGGCTGGTGAGCTTTATAAGCATTTTGGCATTACATCTGAGGCCGTGATCAAAGCGGTTAAAGAACGCGTTTAA
- a CDS encoding enoyl-CoA hydratase, producing the protein MSAVAETQNEQLITRTDKDGVATVMLNRPKKFNALSMAVLDALLEEFTRIGDDKSVRCVVMAGEGKAFCAGHDLKEMRADTSRLAMQALFGKCSQVMQKITSIPQPVIARIHGIATAAGCQLVATCDLAVAVEEARFATSGINVGLFCSTPMVALTRNMPAKQAFEMLVTGDFIDAQTALQYGLINKVVTADKLDETVMEMALKIASKPAVSIAFGKQLFYKQIEAAKQVAYDMAGDTMTCNMLTEDAQAGVDAFIAKQPMPEWKGK; encoded by the coding sequence ATGAGCGCAGTGGCTGAAACACAAAACGAACAACTTATCACCCGCACGGATAAAGATGGTGTGGCGACCGTGATGCTAAACCGCCCGAAAAAATTCAATGCTTTGTCTATGGCCGTTTTGGACGCCTTGTTGGAAGAATTTACCCGCATTGGCGATGATAAATCCGTTCGTTGTGTGGTGATGGCTGGTGAAGGCAAGGCATTTTGCGCCGGTCACGACCTCAAAGAAATGCGCGCTGATACCAGTCGTTTGGCTATGCAGGCTCTGTTTGGGAAATGCTCCCAAGTGATGCAGAAAATCACCTCTATCCCACAGCCCGTTATTGCGCGCATCCACGGTATTGCCACAGCAGCAGGTTGCCAATTGGTTGCCACCTGTGATCTCGCCGTTGCAGTTGAAGAAGCACGTTTTGCCACATCGGGCATTAATGTGGGCTTGTTCTGTTCCACGCCAATGGTCGCGCTTACGCGTAATATGCCGGCAAAGCAAGCGTTTGAAATGCTGGTGACAGGTGATTTCATTGATGCGCAAACTGCATTGCAATATGGCTTGATCAACAAGGTTGTCACAGCGGATAAGCTGGATGAAACCGTGATGGAAATGGCTTTGAAAATTGCCTCAAAACCTGCGGTCTCCATCGCCTTTGGCAAGCAGTTGTTTTATAAACAGATCGAAGCTGCCAAGCAGGTCGCTTATGATATGGCAGGCGATACCATGACCTGTAATATGTTGACTGAAGATGCCCAAGCGGGCGTGGATGCCTTTATTGCCAAACAGCCTATGCCAGAATGGAAAGGCAAATAA
- a CDS encoding alpha/beta hydrolase: protein MPPEIIELKATKKNGKKAPILFIHGSFCAAPIWRHRFMPFFADHGHDCYAVNLSGHGPQNDWTLHLCGLSDFVQDVIDAVDHIGEPPVLVGHSLGGMVVQKYIEDHDCAGAILLNSLPPSGALSSIMHIMSGSLDLYWSLNQVMMFGPDAMSFEMLKRLLVSDDTHPASLAEAHGLFQPESLRAINEVAYLDVPRRRAKEGTAIAVIGGDADVMIPVSALKETAEFHEADLEIIPGAPHAVMLDKRWKMVAERIRSWMLRST, encoded by the coding sequence ATGCCCCCTGAAATCATCGAATTAAAAGCCACCAAGAAAAACGGGAAAAAAGCCCCTATCCTGTTTATTCATGGTTCCTTCTGTGCGGCCCCCATCTGGCGCCATCGCTTCATGCCGTTTTTTGCAGATCATGGTCATGATTGCTATGCGGTGAATTTAAGCGGTCATGGCCCGCAAAACGACTGGACCCTACATTTATGTGGCTTAAGCGATTTTGTACAAGATGTGATTGACGCTGTTGATCATATTGGTGAGCCCCCAGTTCTGGTCGGTCATTCCCTTGGGGGCATGGTGGTGCAGAAATATATTGAAGACCATGATTGTGCCGGCGCTATTTTGCTTAACTCCCTGCCGCCAAGCGGGGCTTTAAGTTCCATCATGCATATTATGAGTGGTTCGCTTGATCTTTATTGGTCCTTAAACCAAGTCATGATGTTTGGCCCCGATGCCATGAGCTTTGAAATGCTCAAACGCTTGCTCGTTTCTGATGACACCCATCCTGCCTCACTGGCAGAGGCCCATGGCTTGTTCCAGCCTGAATCCCTGCGCGCCATTAACGAAGTGGCCTATCTTGATGTGCCGCGTCGCCGTGCAAAAGAAGGCACCGCCATTGCTGTTATCGGTGGTGACGCCGATGTGATGATCCCGGTTTCCGCCTTAAAAGAAACCGCTGAGTTCCATGAGGCCGATCTAGAAATTATCCCCGGTGCGCCCCATGCGGTTATGCTTGATAAACGCTGGAAAATGGTGGCTGAACGTATTCGCTCTTGGATGCTGCGCTCTACATGA
- the upp gene encoding uracil phosphoribosyltransferase has protein sequence MFKHPDFRNLYVVDHPLIQHKLSHMRNKETSTKSFRALLNEISLLMGYEITHDLPLTSKEIETPITTIVDAPVLEGRKIAVVPILRAGQGMSDGLLELMPSARVGHVGLYRDEETKKPVEYLVKLPEVEGRTFIVCDPMLATGHSAAYACDVLNKAGVKDEDIRMLVLVGAPEGMKLFGETHPDVKVYVASLDSHLNEKAYIVPGLGDAGDRLFGTK, from the coding sequence ATGTTCAAACATCCTGATTTTCGTAATCTTTATGTGGTTGACCACCCGCTTATCCAGCATAAGTTAAGTCATATGCGAAATAAGGAAACCTCGACCAAGAGCTTTCGTGCGCTGTTAAATGAAATCTCTTTACTGATGGGGTATGAAATTACCCATGATCTGCCTTTAACCTCTAAAGAGATTGAAACGCCGATTACCACCATTGTAGATGCCCCTGTTTTAGAAGGGCGCAAAATTGCAGTTGTGCCGATTTTGCGCGCAGGCCAAGGCATGAGCGATGGCTTGTTGGAATTGATGCCTTCTGCCCGTGTGGGCCATGTGGGGCTTTATCGGGATGAAGAAACCAAGAAGCCTGTGGAATATTTGGTAAAATTGCCAGAGGTCGAGGGGCGCACCTTTATTGTGTGTGACCCTATGTTGGCAACGGGGCATTCGGCGGCCTATGCCTGTGATGTGCTGAATAAAGCAGGGGTGAAGGATGAAGATATCCGTATGCTCGTGCTGGTTGGCGCACCAGAGGGCATGAAGCTCTTTGGAGAAACTCATCCTGATGTGAAGGTCTATGTGGCCTCCCTTGATTCTCACCTAAATGAGAAAGCCTATATCGTGCCGGGTCTGGGCGATGCGGGGGACCGTTTATTCGGTACTAAATAG
- the rplM gene encoding 50S ribosomal protein L13 — MKTYTAKPSEIERKWFVIDAEEVVLGRLAAIVSQYLRGKHKPTYTPNIDTGDNIVIINADKVKLTGKKRSDKIYYWHTGHPGGIKQRTAEQILDGDHPERVIEKAVQRMITRSPLGREQMRKLHVYAGTEHPHEAQKPEVLDVASMNDKNKRSA, encoded by the coding sequence ATGAAAACTTACACTGCAAAGCCGAGCGAAATTGAACGCAAATGGTTCGTGATCGACGCTGAAGAGGTTGTTCTGGGTCGTTTGGCGGCAATCGTCTCGCAATATCTGCGCGGCAAGCACAAGCCGACTTACACGCCAAACATCGACACTGGTGACAACATCGTTATCATCAATGCTGATAAAGTAAAACTGACAGGCAAAAAACGCTCTGACAAAATTTACTACTGGCACACTGGCCACCCGGGCGGTATCAAGCAACGTACAGCAGAACAAATTCTGGATGGTGACCACCCAGAACGCGTGATCGAAAAAGCTGTTCAGCGCATGATCACACGCAGCCCATTAGGTCGCGAGCAAATGAGAAAGCTGCACGTTTATGCTGGTACTGAACACCCGCATGAAGCACAAAAGCCGGAAGTACTCGACGTTGCTTCCATGAATGATAAAAACAAACGGAGCGCATAA
- the rpsI gene encoding 30S ribosomal protein S9 gives MAEEKKTLEDLAEVTATGSEAPAAEAAAPVEPKIDAQGRAYGTGRRKNAIARVWVKPGSGKISVNGRDVAEYFARPVLQMILNQVFEVTEREGQFDVVATVTGGGLSGQAGAVRHGLSRALNNFEPTLRPALKAAGFLTRDSRVVERKKYGKAKARRSFQFSKR, from the coding sequence ATGGCTGAAGAAAAGAAGACTTTGGAAGACCTCGCAGAAGTGACTGCGACTGGTTCTGAAGCTCCGGCAGCTGAAGCTGCTGCTCCTGTTGAGCCTAAAATCGACGCTCAAGGCCGTGCATACGGTACAGGCCGTCGTAAAAACGCCATCGCACGTGTATGGGTTAAGCCAGGTTCTGGTAAAATCTCTGTAAACGGTCGCGATGTTGCTGAATACTTCGCACGTCCAGTTCTTCAAATGATCCTGAACCAGGTCTTTGAAGTAACAGAACGTGAAGGTCAGTTTGACGTTGTTGCAACAGTTACTGGTGGCGGCCTTTCTGGTCAAGCCGGTGCGGTTCGCCACGGCCTCTCTCGTGCCTTGAACAACTTCGAGCCAACTTTGCGCCCTGCGCTTAAAGCTGCTGGCTTCCTTACTCGTGACTCTCGCGTTGTTGAACGTAAGAAATACGGTAAAGCAAAAGCTCGTCGTTCTTTCCAGTTCTCCAAGCGTTAA
- a CDS encoding DUF3012 domain-containing protein, whose amino-acid sequence MMKKLEKYLFLGLFLASSMVFLSACSPEVGSKDWCQMLKEKPKGDWTANEATEYAKSCLF is encoded by the coding sequence ATGATGAAAAAACTTGAAAAATACCTATTCCTTGGCCTTTTTTTAGCTTCTAGCATGGTCTTTCTTTCAGCTTGTTCACCGGAAGTCGGTTCTAAAGATTGGTGTCAGATGCTTAAAGAAAAGCCAAAAGGCGACTGGACAGCAAATGAGGCTACTGAATATGCCAAGAGCTGTCTGTTTTAA